The following proteins are co-located in the Deinococcus planocerae genome:
- a CDS encoding alpha-E domain-containing protein has protein sequence MLLLSRLAENLFWIGRYVERAENTARLLNVNYSATLEMTGRAREHWAPLLELTGGEGPLREKYGRVDARSVSAWLAFDQGNPSSIASSVLRARENARGLRDRIPSEMWEALNRTYLDVCFQDEGVIDRDGLFEFCASARDASQFFFGIAFATLPRDEGWSFLRAGQMLERGDNVTRVLQTYSRVMDGQAQGDPTQRAVQDQRWVSVLKGASAYEAYRKRVQSGIDPARIGEFLLLDEYFPRSVRYSAENLHDALTQIDRHHPGAHPEILRLSRWLVARLQFAGVEDILEREDPGLGELLGDFNRVGAAINRAYFQQE, from the coding sequence ATGCTGCTGCTTTCCCGCCTCGCGGAGAATCTGTTCTGGATCGGGCGGTATGTCGAGCGCGCGGAGAACACCGCCCGGCTGCTGAACGTCAACTACTCCGCCACCCTGGAGATGACCGGGCGGGCGCGCGAACACTGGGCGCCCCTGCTCGAACTTACCGGGGGCGAGGGGCCGCTGCGTGAGAAGTACGGGCGGGTGGACGCCCGCTCGGTGAGCGCGTGGCTGGCCTTCGACCAGGGCAACCCGTCGAGCATCGCCAGCAGCGTGCTGCGCGCCCGCGAGAACGCGCGGGGCCTGCGCGACCGCATCCCCTCGGAGATGTGGGAGGCCCTCAACCGCACCTACCTCGACGTCTGTTTCCAGGACGAGGGGGTGATCGACCGCGACGGCCTCTTCGAGTTCTGCGCCTCGGCGCGCGACGCCTCGCAGTTTTTCTTCGGGATCGCCTTCGCCACCCTCCCGCGCGACGAGGGCTGGTCCTTCCTGCGCGCCGGGCAGATGCTCGAACGCGGCGACAACGTGACTCGCGTGCTCCAGACCTACTCCCGGGTGATGGACGGGCAGGCGCAGGGCGACCCGACGCAGCGCGCGGTGCAAGACCAGCGCTGGGTGAGCGTCCTCAAGGGGGCGAGCGCCTACGAGGCCTACCGCAAACGGGTGCAGAGCGGCATCGACCCCGCGCGCATCGGCGAATTCCTGCTGCTCGACGAGTACTTCCCACGCAGCGTGCGCTACAGCGCCGAGAACCTGCACGACGCCCTCACCCAGATCGACCGCCACCACCCCGGCGCGCACCCCGAGATCCTGCGCCTCTCGCGCTGGCTCGTCGCCCGGCTGCAATTCGCGGGCGTGGAGGACATCCTGGAGCGGGAGGACCCCGGCCTGGGCGAACTGCTCGGGGACTTCAACCGGGTGGGCGCGGCGATCAACCGGGCGTACTTTCAGCAGGAATGA